One genomic region from Syngnathus typhle isolate RoL2023-S1 ecotype Sweden linkage group LG17, RoL_Styp_1.0, whole genome shotgun sequence encodes:
- the dexi gene encoding dexamethasone-induced protein homolog has protein sequence MIHTIYAQLDSVESLLDEYPYMFFLGLFFVNVLILYYAFLMEYIVLNVGIVFMPEDMDRALVDLGVLSDPASLPYDSDADLDVVEGYLE, from the coding sequence ATGATCCACACAATTTATGCACAGTTAGATTCAGTTGAATCGCTTTTGGACGAGTACCCCTATATGTTTTTTCTCGGGTTATTCTTTGTGAACGTCCTCATCCTCTACTACGCCTTTCTGATGGAATACATCGTCCTCAATGTGGGCATAGTATTTATGCCTGAGGATATGGACCGGGCTCTTGTGGACCTTGGGGTACTTTCTGACCCTGCATCCCTCCCCTATGACTCGGACGCAGATTTGGATGTGGTTGAGGGTTATCTAGAGTAA